The Solanum lycopersicum chromosome 2, SLM_r2.1 DNA window tcgAACATGAAATTCCTAAGATTTTTCTGAATGAAAATCTACATATTTAAAGATCACGTGAAAAATACTACAcatcacaataattgataagatatataaaaattatatgaataatttattgTCAAACAAATACTTATTTAAATACGAAACGAaattaaatcacaaaattaataattactcCTTCATCtctcaaaaaataaactaaaatagtaCGTTCTAGTTTTTCAAAAGTCTCACAGCTGGCTTAGATTATGGAAGTACTATTATGATACTGTTTAAATTAACAGATTTTTGGATcttaatttatcatatataaattCCTTAAAATTCTCCAACGTATGTATTCCTTCgttacccttttttttttttgaaaaataaaacatgaaatgttatattttgtaaattCCACGTATAGGATAAGAAGAAGTGGAAAATCCACTTAAAACTCGTTTGAAACACGTGCCTTTGTAATGCAtcaagcaaaaaaaattaaatcattaatcaaaaccaCATTGTTTAGCGGGTATACACACATGCCTGCccttatatgttaaaaaaaagtAGCCATTTGTAGgtacatgtattttttttaaattcaggAGTTATAATCTCTCTGCTTCGAGTGACTACTTTATACGCCTTTGATAAATTCTCCACCATGTAATAACTCTTCGAATCACATAggggaatattttttttaaaaagaaattctatCACTCTATAGCTGTTGGTACATGATATACATAGAAAATCATTCAATGTCATATTCTTCTTATTTAATATCATGATTTGCTtccaactaattaatttaaacgaATTGCTTTTTTATCTATCATAGCTTAATATctaagtgtgtatatatatcatACCTCTCATGTATCATAACCCaaagcaaacaaaaaaacacattcctactcaaaattcaaaaacctCTACATTTGCACAATGAGTGATTATAATTTCAAGCACATCGCCATCATCTTTATTCTCATATCAATTTTCATCCCTCGAGTTTTATCAGTAGTAGAAGATTGTGGAGCGCAAGAAGATAACTCATGTGTCAACAAATCCAAAGCGTTACCCTTAAAAATCATAGCCATAGTCTCCATCCTTATCACTAGTATGATCGGAGTTTGTCTTCCACTAGTCACACGTTCTATCCCGGCCCTAAGCCCGGAAAGAAACCTTTTTGTGATAGTCAAGGCATTTGCTGCCGGAATTATATTGGCTACGGGGTTTATGCACGTGCTTCCTGACTCATTCGACATGTTGTCATCGAGTTGCCTTAAGGAGAATCCATGGCACAAATTCCCCTTCACTGGATTTGTTGCTATGTTGTCCGCTATAGTTACAATGGCTATTGACTCTATAGCAACTAGTATGTATAGCAAAAAACATAGAGCTGGTTTGGTTAATCCAGAAACTGGTGGTGCTGATCAAGAAATGGGTGCAGTAAATGGTGGACATTCACATCATCATCATGGATCACTTTCCACTAAAGACGGAGTTGAAGGCACTAAATTACTACGATATAGAGTCATCGCTATGGTTAGttttattcatcttttattaatttggtCATTGTCCTTTACTAGGACACTAATCAGGTAGCATAAATGATAATTAATGGAATTGATTGATAGCAGCAAAGTAATTCGTTTTAATTGATTAGTGGgaagcaaatcacaatattaaataagaaaataaaaatcgaAATTACACTTGATGAAGCCTAATGGCACTTGTCAGTACAACTTTAATGTGATATATTTCTTACCAAAATTGGAGAGATCTtttttcctactttaattatagcTAAAACTTTTGTTAAATTGATTTAGTgtacatattaaattttaaataaaacaactgTCCATCTAAATATGTACTTGAGAAAATATAATAGATCGAGAGGAGCCAAATCCACGTATTACTGCTAGTCTACTACTTACTACAAGAAGTTAAAATTTGTGTATATAATTAGTGTATATAAGATAGCTGTTTTTTCAAAAGTATATAAGATAGCTGAAATAGAAGCTTTTTCCTCCTTAAATCAGTTAGAATTTCGTATTATAAAACATGAATTACTTATCCTATTCCTACctaattagctaattgattcaatcaaaatatatcattttctttttagtaatgaGTAAAGATCGTGGTGAGTTGTCTTGATATATTGATCCgtacaataaataatatattgtatgcatgcattattttattgaaaCGAAACAATTCAATAAGGTGAAAGTCAACAACAATCTCTATTATTTGTGTACTTTAAATTTGTCCTATCATAGTCGATTTGTTTATGTATTACTACTAATAAATCCTAATATATCCACATCGTTTTGTCCCTTTgactaagtttttttttttttatggctAATCAATCGGTTCATCCATATTGATTTgaacttaattaaaaatcaacACAGGCCGACTAATTAAATAGCCTTAATTCTAACTcatttattctaaatcatatattgaaatcatcataaaaatgtAATGTTTTTGCAGGTGTTAGAGCTGGGAATCATAGTTCACTCAATAGTAATAGGAATTTCACTTGGAGCTTCAAACAATACATGTACAATTAAAGGATTAGTTGCTGCACTTTGCTTTCATCAAATGTTTGAAGGAATGGGACTTGGTGGTTGCATTCTCCAGgcaagttttcatttttttccgaATAAATAGTACctatcattaattaaatatatattactattatagtaactttattttttttcatgcaGGCTGAGTACAAGTTTTTGAAGAAGACACTAATGGCATTTTTCTTCGCAGTAACAACTCCATTTGGTATAGCACTTGGTATGGCATTGTCAACTACTTATGAGGAAACTAGCCCACGGGCGTTAATAACTGTTGGATTACTGAATGCATCATCTGCTGGGCTTTTGATTTATATGGCTTTGGTTGATCTTCTTGCTGCTGATTTTATGGGTGACAAATTACAAGGCAGTGTCAAACTACAAATTAAGTCTTACATGGCTGTTCTTTTAGGTGCTGGTGGAATGTCTCTCATGGCCAAATGGGCCTAGCTTTGTTTTTTCATATGAGTCTGTGAAATACCTCCTTTATTGAATTGCAAAATTGTAATCGTGTGTACTTTTCAATTTCGTGGTTAAATTTGAACTGCTATGTATTTCCCTCACTTTAGTATTGTTACTTATGTTATAAAATAACTAGCTAACAAACTAATATTactaaactaaattaaaaataagaacagGTAAAGAGAGAGTATAATAATACGCCATATTGCAAACTTTTCTAATCTCTTCCTATGCGaagaaaatatgttatttataatcaatagaaaaatataaactaaatacTTGATCATTGATAAGTTATTCATTTAGTCAAATAATTACACCTCAAATATAGATAATCTCACAtgtcattatattaataaagtaAATGACGACTCTTAAAGAATGATCCACGTGtcatttatttagttttacaaTAACTTAATTGTTTTCAAGCTGTTTATGTGGAGTTTTATAATAGTCAAAGTCAATGGTTTATAATGGATATCCATTTGTAATCTACCAGCGGTATATTAGTATTTCGCctgaataaatttaattatagtaGCACTCTTCTTTCAAAATGGAGTACTTCTTTTGCTCACTATTCTTTTGGAATGCATTTGGAATGgttccaaaaaaatttaagtgacGGTTCTGATACACTTTATtttgttggtttttttttttagtattgagCTTACCTAATTAGTTCGAGGATACATTTTCGTTAATTTTTGCTATCACATTGTTGatctttttcaatcttttttgatACATGTAAGTTTAgatttttaatgtatctagttGATTTTGAGTTTCTTTAACTAATGTAATGCTTTCGTTTCAACATCatgatacattataattttatcatatatagtGTATTGtgttcaaatattaattttgatacaTAACCTTAATTAGTATTGATACTTGATATCGTGTATCAACCTTTACATTTACCAATTTCTGAAACATCAATGTACTAGATAACTTGAATGTTGATTCATTCATGTATATGTTTGATACCTCAGTTGTAGTTAGTTGTTGATTCATTCAAGTTGTATTAGTACAATTTGTAGACaagtttgatttaaaatttgtgatttttttgaaataatctGATACATACCTTCACTTTTGAACATTTTGTTGAGTACAAAGTATCTTCCGGCGGCTATTGACTAGACATTGCTTAAAAGATGAGTGATTATTTGAATTCGAGGGTGAGCTACTTCTTAGTGGCTGTCTTGAGTTCTCTTTTTGTACAGTCCATTCTACTCGGACTTAGACTAGTTCTTTAGATGATGAATCTTGTTAGAGTTTTGATACATTGACTTTCACGTTCTAGGGGTTGTATTTCCGCATTCGTATTAGTTCATTTGTTTAGTtccttaataaatattttagtaattaaacCTGCTTGTGTATCTTTAAATGCCTTAATTTTTCGTTAAGTTGCTTGGTtgaattatagtaataattCTCTCATCGGAAAATTAGTGCGGATGCTAATCACAAAGGTTTGGATTGGGTGACATGTAGCAAGATGATTAGCTATTGTGTTGAGTGAAGCGAAAATCATATCTTTGgtcaaaataatagaaataaaatgggaaaataatgaTACCAACAGATGAGAATGGGGATTTCTTTGAAATTATAAATGTAGCAaacctttttccttttcttaataATTTGTGGAAGAATATTTAGTTGGAAAAGTTTACTCATTGGATACACTTACATAAGATGATGTATTTTACAGAATTTTTTTGCAACTCACAATAGGTCATGAAGATAAAAGAAGGCCACACTTATTActcaaaacaaaatatgaagACAAGTTTAAGCCCAAATGGCCATGACTGACATTCCACCAGCACCAAGAAGAACAGCCATGTAAGACTTAATTTGTAGTTTGACACTGCCTTGTAATTTGTCACCCATAAAATCAGCAGCAAGAAGATCAACCAAAGCCATATATATCAAAAGTCCAGCAGATGATGCATTCAGTAATCCAACAGTTATTAACGCCCGTGGACTATTTTCCTCATAAGTAGTTGACAATGCTATCCCAAGTGCTATACCAAATGGTGTTGTTACTGCGAAGAAAAACGCCATTATAGCCTTCTTCATGAACTTATACTCCGCCTGTATTAGAGCAAATGTTGAATTAGTGAATGTATTTGCAAATAGTCGAGTAATAAAATGAACAAACACTATAGCTACTTGCCTGTAGGATGCAACCACCAAGGCCCATTCCTTCAAACATTTGATGAAAGCAAAGTGCAGCTACGAGTCCTTTAATCGTACATGTATTGCTTGACGCACCTAGTGATAGCCCAATCACTATGGAGTGAACAATAATTCCAAGCTCTAACACCTGCAACCACGTTTAAAGATAAACTATTTGTAAACAcagtaattcttttttaaacagactaaaaagatATATTGTATGTACGTGTTAAATAATAGAACAAAAGAAGGAAACTCACCATGGCAATTACTCTGTATCTTAGTAATTTTTTGCCATCAAGTCCATCTTTAG harbors:
- the LOC543598 gene encoding iron-regulated transporter 2 precursor; this encodes MSDYNFKHIAIIFILISIFIPRVLSVVEDCGAQEDNSCVNKSKALPLKIIAIVSILITSMIGVCLPLVTRSIPALSPERNLFVIVKAFAAGIILATGFMHVLPDSFDMLSSSCLKENPWHKFPFTGFVAMLSAIVTMAIDSIATSMYSKKHRAGLVNPETGGADQEMGAVNGGHSHHHHGSLSTKDGVEGTKLLRYRVIAMVLELGIIVHSIVIGISLGASNNTCTIKGLVAALCFHQMFEGMGLGGCILQAEYKFLKKTLMAFFFAVTTPFGIALGMALSTTYEETSPRALITVGLLNASSAGLLIYMALVDLLAADFMGDKLQGSVKLQIKSYMAVLLGAGGMSLMAKWA